The Mycolicibacterium fluoranthenivorans genomic interval CGTCAACGACCTGTTACGTCATTTCCCGCGTAAGTACAGCGACGGCATGTCGGTCAGCGGAGAGGGTGAGGAACTCGAGCTCACCGAGGGCGACCACGTCACCCTCGTCGACGTCATCACCGACGCGGTGGCCAAACCGATGCGGCGCCAGCCGGGTAAGCGGCAGCGGATGTACCTGCGGGTGACACTGGGCAACCGCCGTCCCGAGGTGACCGCGACCTTTTTCAATGCCGATTACCTGATCAAGGATCTGGTGCCGGGCACCCGGCTGATGATGTCGGGGGAGGTCAAATTCTTCCGCCAGACAGTGCAGTTGGACCATCCGGCCTTCCTGGTCCTGGACTCCCCGAGCGGGCGCACCATCGGCACCAAGTCGCTGAAGTCGATCGCCGATGCCTCCGCGGGGGATGACCTGCTGGCGGCCTTCGAGCGTGACTTCTTCCCGATCTATCCCGCGACGGCGAAAGTGCAGAGCTGGGATGTCTACGGGTGCGTGCGCCAGGTGCTTGACGTGCTCGATCCGGTCCCCGAAGTCCTCCCGGAAGCGATTGTGCGGCAATGGGATCTGGTCTCCGAGGACCAGGCGTTGCGGGCGATTCACCTGGCGGAGAACGCGGTCGAACGCACGCGGGCCCAGGAACGGCTGGCGATCGACGAGGCCGTCGGCCTGCAATGGGCGCTGGTGTCCCGGCGCTACAGCGAGCTCGGTGAGACCGGTCCGGCCGCCCCGAAGCGAGATGACGGGTTGGCCGGAGCGCTCTTGCGGCAGTTGCCGTTCGAGCTGACCGGCGGCCAGCGTGAGGTGCTCGAGGTCATCTCCGCCGACCTCGCCGAGGCCCGCCCGATGAACCGGATGCTCCAAGGTGAGGTCGGCTCAGGTAAGACCATCGTGTCGGTGCTGGCGATGCTGCAGGTGGTCGACGCGGGTTTCCAGTGCGCGCTGCTAGCCCCCACCGAAGTCCTTGCGGTGCAACACGCCCGCTCGGTGCGGTCGGTGCTCGGACCGCTGGCGACGGCCGGCGAACTCGGCGCTCCCGAGGGTGCCACCCGGGTCGCGCTGCTGACCGGGTCGATGTCGCCACAGCAGAAGCGTCAGGTCCGCGATGAGATCGCCACCGGCGCGGCGGGCATCGTGATCGGCACCCACGCCCTCATCCAGGAGTCGGTGGAGTTCCATCAGCTCGGCATGGTGGTCGTCGACGAACAGCACAGGTTCGGCGTCGAACAGCGAGACCGACTGCGGGTCAAGGCAACCGGTGGGATCACTCCGCATCTGCTGGTCATGACGGCCACGCCGATCCCTCGCACCATCGCACTGACCGTGTTCGGCGACCTGGAAACCTCGGTATTGCGTGAGCTGCCCCGCGGCCGTCAACCGATCACCACCAACGCGGTGTTCACCACCGACAAACCCGCCTGGCTGGATCGGGTGTGGGCGCGCATCGTGGAGGAGGTGGCCGCCGGCCGGCAGGCCTACGTGGTGGCCTCCCGCATCGACGAGTCCGACAAATCGGAGAACGAGCAGGGGCCGCCGCCCATCACCGTGCTGCAACTGCTGGAGTTCCTGCGCAATGGCCCGCTGTCTGCACTGCGGCTGGGGCTGATGCACGGCCGGCTGCCCGCCGACGAGAAGGGCGCGGTGATGAGTGCGTTCCGGGCGGGCCAGATCGATGTGCTGGTCTGCACCACCGTCATCGAGGTCGGGGTGGATGTGCCCAATGCCACCGTCATGGTGGTGATGGACGCCGAGCGATTCGGGATCAGCCAATTGCACCAGCTGCGCGGACGGATCGGCCGCGGCGAGCATCCGAGCCTGTGCCTGTTGGTCTCCAGGACGAAGGAATCGACCAAGGCCGCCGACCGGCTGCGGGCGGTCGCCGGCACGCTCGACGGTTTCGCCCTTGCCGATCTGGATCTGCAGGAGCGCCGTGAGGGAGATGTGCTGGGCTACAGCCAATCCGGCAGGCGAATGACCCTGCGCTTCCTGGCCCTGACCGACCACCAGCACATCATCGAGGTGGCCCGGGAGTTCTGTCAGGCTGCCTACCAGGACAATCCGCGCCAACCCGGGCTCGACGTCCTGGCCGCGCAGTTCACCGACACCGAGCGAGTCCAGTACCTGGACATGTCGTGAGGCGGCTGTGGCCGCTGGCGGCCGGGGTGGTGCTCGCGGTCGTCGTCGCGGTGCAGGTGCTCACCCAGACCGACCCGGGCAGGCTCGCACATGCCGATATCCCCACCGTCGCAGCGGGTGTGGACATCCTGTCGGGAATCCCCGAGATCCCGGCGCGGGTCCGGGGTAACGACTATCGCCGCGCGGCGTTCGGCGATGCCTGGGATGACCTCAACGACGCTCCGGGTGGGCACAACGGGTGCGATACCCGCAACGACATCCTCAACCGCGATCTCGTCGACAAGACCTACGTGGCGATCAAGCGCTGCCCCCAGGCGGTGGCCACCGGCACGCTGCACGACCCGTACACCGACAACGCGATCGCGTTCGTGCGCGGCAATCAGGTCGGTGCGGCGGTGCAGATCGACCACATCGTGCCACTGGCGCTGGCCTGGGATCTGGGTGCGCGGAACTGGACGGATGCGCTGCGGCTGCGCTTCGCCAACGACCCGGCCAATCTGATCGCCGTTGAGGGGCAGGCCAATCAGGACAAGAGCGATGCCGAACCCGCGCGCTGGATGCCGCCCAATCATGCGTTCTGGTGTCAGTACGCGGTGCAGTTCGCCGCCGTGCTGCGCGGTTACGGACTCCCGGTCGACATGCCCTCGGCGGCGGTGCTGCGCGAGGCGGCCGCCACCTGCCCGGCCGCGTGAGGCGCTACGCGGCACCCTGACCGGTCAGCGCCCGACCGTGGACGTCGGCGACGGACTGGGCGTCGGCGGCTCCTCGCCCAGGCCGAGGCACTCGTACGAGTTCTGTCCGGTGCTCGGGATACCGTCCACCTCGGGCAGCGGATCGGGTCCCGAGCCGAAGGTGATCTGCGGTGAGTTCGGCACCACATGCGGCATGCACACCCCGGTGAATAAATCCTCGACCTCACCGCCCGGACACGTTGCCGACGGTGCCGCGGCGGCCACCGGCAACGCCACCGCCACGAGCGTCAGGGCGAGGCTCGCGGCCCCTGCGCGCACCGAAAAACCCACCGGCGCAGGTAACTCCATCGAGATGTCCGCGCGATGAACGCTAGGTGCCGGTGTAGGTGGCCGGATCCGGGTGGTACCGGGTGCCGTCGTCGAGCGAGCTCAGGGTCGCCATGTGCGTCGTCGTCAACTCGAAGTCGAACACGTCGACGTTCTCCGCGATGCGCTCGGGTGAGGACGACCGGGGAATCACCACGTTGCCCAGTTGCAGGCTCCACCGGATCAGCACCTGCGCCGGGGTCTTGCCGTACTCGGCGGCGATCGCGGTGATGGTCGGGTTGCTCAGCAGCTTGCCCACCCCGAGCGGACTGTAGGCCTCGGTGACGATATTGCGTTCGGCGTTGACCGCACGCAGCGCCGCCTGATTGAGCAGCGGGTGCAGCTCGATCTGGTTGACCACCGGGCTGTTGTAGGTGAGATCGATGATGGTGGCGAGTTCCTCTGCACCGAAATTGCACAAACCGATCGACTTGACCAGCTTGTCGGCGCCCTGCAGGCGCATCAGCGCACCCCAGCTGTCGACGTACTTGCTGGTGTCCCCGGCCGGCCAGTGGATCAGGTACAGATCGAGGTAATCCAGACCGAGACGCTCCAGGCTGGCCTTGGCGGCATCCTGCCCGGACTGGAACCCTTGGTCGGCCGTCGCCAGTTTGGTGGTGACGAAGATCTCGGCACGCGGGATGCCGGATGCGGCGATGGCGCGCCCGACTCCCGCTTCGTTGCCGTAGGCGGCAGCGGTATCGATAAGGCGCACACCGATTTCCAGTGCCGCCGCGACGGCGCGCTCGGCTTCGGTGTCGGAGAGCTCACCGACACCGATACCCAGCGCCGGAATGGTGTTGTCATCGCTGAGCCCAACATTGGGCACAGCAGCTACCGAGGTCATGTCTACCTACCCTGTGAAATTGAACGTGCGTGGATCGGGTCCCAGCCGTGTGCCGTCGTCGAGCGTGGCGATGGATGCGATGTCGTGGCTGCTCAGTTCGAAATCGAACACGTCGAAATTACTCGCAATCCGGTCAGGGTTCACCGACTTCGGGATCACGATATTACCCAGCTGGATGTGCCATCTGATGAGCACCTGGGCAGGTGTTTTGCAGTGCGTGTCCGCCACGGTGGTCACCACCGGGTCGCTGAGTAGTCCGCCCTGGCCCAGCGGGCTCCAGGCCTCGGTGGCGATGCCCAGCTCCACGTGCACCTGCCGCAGTTCCTGCTGCGGCAGACGCGGGTGCAATTCGATCTGGTTGACGGCGGGGACGATCCCGGTATCGGCGATCAGCGTGCGCAGATGCTCGGGGGCGAAGTTGCTCACCCCGATGGACCGAACCCGGCCCTGCTCGCGCAGGTGTGCCAGCGCCTTGAAGGAGTCCACGAACAGGTTGGCCGCCGGGACGGGCCAGTGGATGAGGTACAGGTCCACGTAGTCGACGCCGAGACGCTCGGCACTGACGTCGAAAGCCTTCAGACCCTTGTCGTAACCCTGGTCGGCGTTCCACAGTTTGGTGACCAGGAACACCTCCTCGCGTGGCACCCCGGAGGCCTTGATCGCGTGACCGACCTCGGACTCGTTGCCGTACACGGCCGCGGTGTCGATGTGCCGGTAGCCCGTCGACAGGGCCGCTTCGACGGCGCGTTGCGTCTCTTCCGGCGGCGTCTGCCAGACTCCCAACCCGACGGTTGGTATGGCATTGCCGTCGTTCAGCACGATCGTGGGTTGCGTAGGAGGAGTCATGACGCAAAGTCTGCCAGCATGGCGGAATCCCGGGCGGTTACGCCTGCGGGCCGCCAGCACGGCCGGCCGGATCGGCGTACCGGTGATGTCCAGAATCCCCGACCCGGTGAAACGGCTGCTGCTGGGGCGGCGGTCGATCACCATCGACGGCAACACCCTGGACACGTCACTGCAGCTGATGCTCGCGGCGCAGCACCTGACCGGGGTGCGTGGGTTGAGCGCCAGTGACGACATTCCCGTCTCGCGCCGGCAGCTGAGCCGGGCGGCCGCGGCGTTCCGGACGCCGGTGGTGGTCCCGGTCCGCGACTTCACGATTCCCGGCCTGGCCGGTCTGATCCCGGTGCGTCATTACCGGTCCGGTGACGGTGCCGCGCTGCTGGTCTTCTACCACGGCGGCGGATTCGTCGAGGGTGGCATCGACACGCACGACGCGCTGTGCCGACGCCTCTGCCACGACGCCGGCGTGCACGTGTTGTCAGTGGACTACCGGCTTGCGCCCGAGCACAAGGCGCCCGCCGCGGCCGACGACGCGGACGCCGCCTACCGCTGGTCGCTGGAGCATGCCGGTGAACTCGGCGCCGACCCCGATCGGGTGGCCGTCGGCGGTGACAGCGCCGGCGGGAATCTCGCCGCGGTCGTCACGCAGTCCGCCCGCGCCGCCGGCGTGCGATTGCCGGTCCTGCAGGTGCTGCTCTATCCGGTCACCGATTTCCAGGGCTCGACGGTCTCCAAGACCCTGTTCGCGGACGGTTTCTTCCTGGCCAAGGCGAATATGGACTGGTTCCGGCACCACTACCTGGCGGGGTCGGTGACCGACCCGGGTGATCCGCGGGTGTCGCCGCTGCTGGCCTCCGATCTGTCGGGCCTGTCACCGGCGCTCGTGGCCACCGGCGGGTTCGACCCGCTCCGTGACGAGGGCCGGTCCTACGCGCGCGCGCTGGCCGCCGCCGGGGTCGCGGTCGACTGGCGGGAGTACGGCTCGCTGGTGCACGCCTTCGCCAATTTCTTCCCGCTCGGGGGTGGGAGCGAGGCCGCCGTGGCGGACCTGACATCGGCGCTGCGGGCCCATCTGAGCCGGACCTGAGAACGTCCGCGCGGGGCGCCGGTAGGCTGCACCCCGTGGCGAACAAACCCAAACGTCCGGCCAGCTATGACCTCAAGGCCGCCGACCGCAAACGCAATCTGCTCATCCAGATCGGATTGACCTCCGTGGTCGTCGTGTTCGCCGTGGCGCTGGTCCTCTACATCGTGATGTCCGGTGACAAGAAGGCCCCCGCCGGTGAGGCCAAATCCGTCCGGGTGACCTCGAGCAAGCTCATCACCAAGGAAGGCACCTCCGAACCGAAGGCGGTGCTGTCGCTCTACGAAGACTTCCTGTGCCCGCACTGCGGTGCGTTCGAGAAGCAGTTCGGTCCGACGGTGAGCAAGCTCATCGACACCGGTGCGGTGGCCGCCGACTATTACATGGTCGCGATCCTCGACGCCCCGAGTAACCAGAACTATCCGGCCCGGGCCGGCGGCGCCGCCTACTGCGTGGCCGACGAGTCCATCGACGCGTTCCGCCGCTTCCACGCCGCGATGTACGCGCAGCAGCCGAACGAGACCGCGCAGACGTTCCCGACCAATGCCCAGATCATCGAGACGGCGCGCCAGGCCGGTGCGGCCGGCAAGGTCCCGGACTGCGTCAACAAGAACAAGTACGTCGACATGGTCCAGGGTCTGGCTCAGGCCACCAAGATCAATTCCACACCGACGGTCCGGATCAACGGCGAGGACTACCAGTTCAGCACTCCCGAAGCGCTGGTCGCCAAGGTCAAGGAGATCGTCGGCGACGTGCCGGGGCTGACGTGACCACTGCCGCCACTGTCGACCCGGCGGACTCTGTGGAGGCGGCCGAGGAGGTTCGCCCCGCGAGTGCGTGGTGGGTTCTCATCGCGGG includes:
- the recG gene encoding ATP-dependent DNA helicase RecG; its protein translation is MVALGERLVNVLGAKAADKLEEAFGLRTVNDLLRHFPRKYSDGMSVSGEGEELELTEGDHVTLVDVITDAVAKPMRRQPGKRQRMYLRVTLGNRRPEVTATFFNADYLIKDLVPGTRLMMSGEVKFFRQTVQLDHPAFLVLDSPSGRTIGTKSLKSIADASAGDDLLAAFERDFFPIYPATAKVQSWDVYGCVRQVLDVLDPVPEVLPEAIVRQWDLVSEDQALRAIHLAENAVERTRAQERLAIDEAVGLQWALVSRRYSELGETGPAAPKRDDGLAGALLRQLPFELTGGQREVLEVISADLAEARPMNRMLQGEVGSGKTIVSVLAMLQVVDAGFQCALLAPTEVLAVQHARSVRSVLGPLATAGELGAPEGATRVALLTGSMSPQQKRQVRDEIATGAAGIVIGTHALIQESVEFHQLGMVVVDEQHRFGVEQRDRLRVKATGGITPHLLVMTATPIPRTIALTVFGDLETSVLRELPRGRQPITTNAVFTTDKPAWLDRVWARIVEEVAAGRQAYVVASRIDESDKSENEQGPPPITVLQLLEFLRNGPLSALRLGLMHGRLPADEKGAVMSAFRAGQIDVLVCTTVIEVGVDVPNATVMVVMDAERFGISQLHQLRGRIGRGEHPSLCLLVSRTKESTKAADRLRAVAGTLDGFALADLDLQERREGDVLGYSQSGRRMTLRFLALTDHQHIIEVAREFCQAAYQDNPRQPGLDVLAAQFTDTERVQYLDMS
- a CDS encoding HNH endonuclease family protein; its protein translation is MRRLWPLAAGVVLAVVVAVQVLTQTDPGRLAHADIPTVAAGVDILSGIPEIPARVRGNDYRRAAFGDAWDDLNDAPGGHNGCDTRNDILNRDLVDKTYVAIKRCPQAVATGTLHDPYTDNAIAFVRGNQVGAAVQIDHIVPLALAWDLGARNWTDALRLRFANDPANLIAVEGQANQDKSDAEPARWMPPNHAFWCQYAVQFAAVLRGYGLPVDMPSAAVLREAAATCPAA
- a CDS encoding intersectin-EH binding protein Ibp1, encoding MELPAPVGFSVRAGAASLALTLVAVALPVAAAAPSATCPGGEVEDLFTGVCMPHVVPNSPQITFGSGPDPLPEVDGIPSTGQNSYECLGLGEEPPTPSPSPTSTVGR
- a CDS encoding aldo/keto reductase, with product MTSVAAVPNVGLSDDNTIPALGIGVGELSDTEAERAVAAALEIGVRLIDTAAAYGNEAGVGRAIAASGIPRAEIFVTTKLATADQGFQSGQDAAKASLERLGLDYLDLYLIHWPAGDTSKYVDSWGALMRLQGADKLVKSIGLCNFGAEELATIIDLTYNSPVVNQIELHPLLNQAALRAVNAERNIVTEAYSPLGVGKLLSNPTITAIAAEYGKTPAQVLIRWSLQLGNVVIPRSSSPERIAENVDVFDFELTTTHMATLSSLDDGTRYHPDPATYTGT
- a CDS encoding aldo/keto reductase, which encodes MTPPTQPTIVLNDGNAIPTVGLGVWQTPPEETQRAVEAALSTGYRHIDTAAVYGNESEVGHAIKASGVPREEVFLVTKLWNADQGYDKGLKAFDVSAERLGVDYVDLYLIHWPVPAANLFVDSFKALAHLREQGRVRSIGVSNFAPEHLRTLIADTGIVPAVNQIELHPRLPQQELRQVHVELGIATEAWSPLGQGGLLSDPVVTTVADTHCKTPAQVLIRWHIQLGNIVIPKSVNPDRIASNFDVFDFELSSHDIASIATLDDGTRLGPDPRTFNFTG
- a CDS encoding alpha/beta hydrolase — protein: MTQSLPAWRNPGRLRLRAASTAGRIGVPVMSRIPDPVKRLLLGRRSITIDGNTLDTSLQLMLAAQHLTGVRGLSASDDIPVSRRQLSRAAAAFRTPVVVPVRDFTIPGLAGLIPVRHYRSGDGAALLVFYHGGGFVEGGIDTHDALCRRLCHDAGVHVLSVDYRLAPEHKAPAAADDADAAYRWSLEHAGELGADPDRVAVGGDSAGGNLAAVVTQSARAAGVRLPVLQVLLYPVTDFQGSTVSKTLFADGFFLAKANMDWFRHHYLAGSVTDPGDPRVSPLLASDLSGLSPALVATGGFDPLRDEGRSYARALAAAGVAVDWREYGSLVHAFANFFPLGGGSEAAVADLTSALRAHLSRT
- a CDS encoding DsbA family protein, with the protein product MANKPKRPASYDLKAADRKRNLLIQIGLTSVVVVFAVALVLYIVMSGDKKAPAGEAKSVRVTSSKLITKEGTSEPKAVLSLYEDFLCPHCGAFEKQFGPTVSKLIDTGAVAADYYMVAILDAPSNQNYPARAGGAAYCVADESIDAFRRFHAAMYAQQPNETAQTFPTNAQIIETARQAGAAGKVPDCVNKNKYVDMVQGLAQATKINSTPTVRINGEDYQFSTPEALVAKVKEIVGDVPGLT